Proteins from one Gemmatimonadota bacterium genomic window:
- a CDS encoding HAD family phosphatase, which yields MIRAILWDNDGVLVDTEGLYFQAGHEVLATQGVELTHRDFAEQSLKKGLSVFDFLPDQNAELIEELRLKRNARYSALLAEGVQVVDGVVETLKTFYGRVQMGIVTGSRRDHFDIVHAKTDLLPFFDFVLAREDYEEAKPHPDAYLTAMRLHGLQPDDCVVVEDSERGCVAAAAAGLRVLAVPNALSKYGDFSSAYKILNSVRDVVEEIEKLG from the coding sequence GTGATTCGTGCAATCTTATGGGATAACGATGGGGTGCTGGTAGATACCGAAGGTCTGTATTTTCAGGCAGGACATGAGGTATTGGCAACACAAGGCGTTGAACTAACGCATAGGGATTTTGCCGAACAGTCGTTAAAAAAAGGACTGAGTGTATTCGATTTTCTACCCGATCAAAATGCCGAATTGATCGAGGAACTACGCTTGAAACGCAACGCGCGGTACAGCGCATTATTAGCCGAAGGCGTGCAGGTCGTGGATGGCGTGGTCGAAACACTCAAAACATTCTATGGCCGCGTACAAATGGGCATCGTGACGGGTTCTCGCAGAGATCACTTCGACATTGTTCACGCAAAGACGGATTTACTCCCATTCTTCGATTTTGTGCTAGCAAGAGAAGATTACGAAGAAGCAAAACCACATCCAGATGCGTATTTAACGGCCATGCGATTGCACGGACTACAACCCGATGACTGCGTTGTTGTGGAGGATTCCGAGCGCGGATGTGTCGCGGCAGCAGCGGCTGGCTTGCGCGTGCTCGCCGTGCCAAATGCATTGTCGAAATACGGAGATTTTTCATCTGCGTATAAAATACTGAACTCGGTGCGAGATGTCGTAGAGGAGATAGAGAAGTTAGGTTGA